The DNA sequence CAAATCCGAAGCTTCCTTCGCGTACACTTTTTTAAGAAAGGCCGAAAGATGATCGTTGAATTCATTGGGCTTTTCCATCATTGGCGCATGACCGCACTTATCAATCCAGCTCAATTCCGAGTTGGGCAGCAGCGCGTGAAACTCCTCCGCTACTTCCGGGGGAGTTACCCGGTCTTCCCGCCCCCAAATAAGGGATACCGGAACATGTATGTGCTGCAGATCTTTACTCATGTTGTGACGGATCGCTGATTTGGCCATTGCCAGGATCTTCATTACCCGGTTACGGTCATTGACGATGGCAAATACCTCATCCACCAGTTCCTTTGTAGCCGTGGCCGGGTCACAAAAGGTGAATTCCACCCTTTCCTTAATGAAATCATAACTTTCCCTTTTTGGAAAAGAACCGCCAAAAGAATTTTCATATAAGCCTGAACTGCCCGTCAGCACCATTGAATGTACTCTTTCCTGGTGTTCAAGCGCATAAATAAGGGCCACATGACCGCCCAGGGAATTACCCAGGAGAGTAAAACGATCCAGCTTTTTATATACGACGAATTTATGAATAAACCGTGCCAGACTTTTCGCACTGGTCTTGATCAGCGGCATCTGGTAAATGGGCATCAGGGGGATAATAACCTTGTAATCAGATCTGAATCGTTCAATTACCATTTCCCAATTGCTGAGAGCGCCAAAAAGGCCATGCAGCAGCAACAGCACCTGGCCCTTTCCTTCCTCCACATAGCTAAATCCGTTCTCTTCCCTTATCTGGTAATTCATATATCTCTGCTATAACTTCCTCAAATATATTATAAAAATACGCAATTATTTATCCAGTTGCCGATCATTCGATATCCGCCCGGGGTCAGAATGGACTCCGGATGGAACTGAAACCCCACAGGGGTAAGCGATGATGGGCCATTGCCATAATTTCACCGCTATCGGAAGTAGCGGTAACTTCCCATTCCGGGGCCCGTACGTCTTCCAGGATCAGGGAATGATAGCGCATAACCCTTGTACTTGAGGGTATGCCTTTAAACGCCGCATGGTTATTATGCCTGATGAGGCTGGTTTTCCCATGCATGGGCACCCGTGCATGTACCAGCCGTGCGCCGAAATAGGCGCCAAGCGCCTGGTGCCCCAGGCAAACCCCAAGTATAGGGCATTTATCATGAAAATAATGGATCAGTTCCATCATGGCGCCGCTTTCTCCAGGCCTGCTTGGGCCAGGTGAAAGCACGATCCCACTGGGGTTCATCCGGGCAATCTGAGTTGGTGTTTCCTGATCATTACGGATAACGCTTACTTCCAGGCCATGCTGCAGCAGGTAATGCAGCAGGTTATAGGTAAAGGAATCGTAATTATCATACAAGATCACCATGACCGTTCATGACAACAACCTTTTAACTGTTTCAGAAACAGTTTTTCCATCGGCACGGCCTGCAAATTGCTTGCTGGCCTGCCCCATTACCCTTCCCATATCCTTCATAGAGGCTGCTCCGCTTGACTCAATGATCTTTTTTATTTCCGCTTCCAGTTCGGCAGGGTCCATTTGTTTGGGAAGATAGCTTTCAATCACCTCCAGTTCTTCCGTTTCGGTCTGCTCCAGGTCGGGACGTTGCTGCTCCCGGTATATTTCAGCCGATTCCTTTCGCTGCTTTGCCAGCTTCTGCAGGACTTTCAATTCTGTCTCGGGGCTAATTGTCCCGGACGCGCCTTCTTCTGTTTTCGCCAGCAGCAGGGCCGCCTTGATACTTCTCAAACCCCTCAGGCGAGCTGCATCCCTGGCCAGCATCGCCTCTTTAATATCCGAATCAATAGTTGTGATGAGTTCCATATATGATTTATTTTTCCCTGGAATTAGTCATTCCTGTTGAAGCGTGTGGCGCCGGCCTGTGCGGCAGGCATAACGGTTATGTCATCGATATTGACATGAGGAGGCCGGCTTGCCGCAAAATAGACAGTTTCTGCAATGTCTTCCGCCGCCAGCGGTTCAAACCCTTTATACACGGATTTGGCGCGCCCGGCATCACCTTTAAAACGCACAATTGAAAATTCTGTTTCAACCGCCCCCGGGTTGACAGCCGTTACTTTTACCCTGTACGGGAGCAAATCGATACGCATGGCCCTACTAAGCGCATCTACGGCATGCTTTGTGGCGCAGTAGACGCCGCCGTCAGGATACACTTCTTTCCCTGCGATGGAGCCTATATTAATGATATGCCCCCGTTCGGAAGCGCGCATCATAGAAGCTACGGCTTTGCTCACGTACAGCAGCCCGCGGATATTGGTGTCAATCATGGTATCCCAATCGTCCGCATCGCCGTCAGGCAAAGGCGCCAGCCCCAGGGCCAGGCCCGCGTTATTTATCAGCAGGTCAATTTGCTTCCACTCTTGCGGAAGGCTTTCCACGGCCGCGTTTACCGCGGCGCGATCCCGAACATCAAAAGGAAGAAGATGGGATACCGTTCCGTAACGCCCCGCAAGCTGCTCCGCCAGCTCCGTTAACCGGTCTTCCCTTCTGCCATTCAAGATCAGGTTATACTTGTTGCGGGCAAAGATCGAAGCACAGGCTTTCCCTATGCCTGAAGTGGCCCCTGTTATCAATACAATCATTGGCATAGGGCGAATTTATTCAAAATGAATCGTAAACTGAACCAGTTCGGCAAATAAACCCGCCAAAGGACGGCTGTACAAATTGTCGTCGTTATTAAGTACGTTCCCGAAAGAACGGGATATTTTCAGTTCCGGAGAGCATTTGAAAAATTCATAATACAAGTCCATGCCAATGCCGGCTTCCCAGGCAAAGTAATTCCGGTCAATAAAAAGCGAGTTCTCCGCATCTGCGGGAAACTCATCCGCATTGCTCATGGCTTCGTCATACTTTTTCCGAGAGGTCACGTCCATGCAGAATTTAGCTCCGCCGATCACGTAAGCACGTACATTTCCCTGCCGGTTGGATTTGAATTTCAATAGCAGGGGATACTGCAGGTTTGTAAAACGAATATTCAGCCGCCGGTCCTCGGGCACAAGTACATCGGCCGGAGGCTCATTATTGCCGGGCTGCCCGCCGGCTTCTTCCCGCTGGTAGATATACTCGATATCCCTGTCCACGAAAATAATATTCGGCGTGAACCGCAAATCAAAATTACGGTGCAAATTCAGATTCGCCAGCAGTCCCAGGCTGAAGCCAGGCTTTCCTATGGATTTAATTGCTGCCAGTGGCGGGACAGTCGTAGTTTCTTCGTTTACATTGGTGTATTGAAATTCTTCCATGTAATCACTTCGCTTGATCACATTGAAGCTGCCGTAATTTAATGCCAGGGAAAATCCGAAATTATACGGCTGCTGATCAATATTCCCGCCGTCATTGATAAACTGGGCCACGCATGGAAGCCACAGGAATATACTCAGGACAAGGACGCAGCATTTTTTCATTTCTTTCCTGTATAGATGGCGCAAATCCCAAGCGTCAGATGCCGTACCTTTGTTTCCCGGAAACCGCCCTTCTCCATCAGCAAAGCGAAATCTTTCCCGTCGGGAAATGCAGCTACTGATTCCGGGAGGTAAGAATAGGCCTTTTTATCCCTGGAAAACAAACGCCCGAAGAAAGGTAATATTTTAAACGAATAAAAACTATACAGCTGCTTTACGGGAAACGCCCTGGGTTTTGAAAACTCCAGTACGACCAGCTTCCCTCCCGGCCGCAATACGCGGTACATATCCGCCAGTCCGTTCTCCAGGTTTTCGAAATTACGCACCCCAAAGCCCACGGTTACCGCATCAAAGGAATTGTCGGAAAAAGGCAGCTTCTCCGAATCGGCCTTGCGAAGCTGCACTATCTGCTCCACCCCGCGTTTCAGCGCTTTTTCCCGGGCAATCGCCAGCATCCCTTCAGAGATATCCACCCCGGTGATCTTCCCAGGCTTCAAACGCAGGGCTTCAAAAGCAAGATCGCCCGTTCCGGTAGCCACATCCAGGATGCGCCGCGGATGTATTTCCTTCAATTCGTCAATTGCCTTCCTGCGCCAGGAACGATCAATTCCCGCGGAAAGAAAATGGTTCAGAAAATCATATTTTCCCGCAATGTTATTGAACATTTGGGCCACCTGCTCCTTTTTTCCGGTGGCAAGTTCTTTATAAGGTTTCACAGTCCGGGACATGCGGTAAAGATAGGGGCAAAATTCCAGCCAGGCAACAGATCCGTTGTCAGGCGGGCGCATACCGGCCCGGCATCGCTGTCATAGGGCTGTCAGTGATCGTATTTTTCTTTGGGAAAAATTTAAAAGAAAATGCAAAAAACAGATCTGACCAAACTGTACAAATCCTATTACTCAGCTAAAAACACACCCGAGCTGGTGGAAACCGAAGCGGCCGCATTCCTCTCCCTGGCGGGAAAAGGGGACCCTTCGGGCGAAAGCTTCGCCGCTGATATACAGGCCTTATATGCTACCGCCTACACGCTAAAGTTTATGTACAAGGCGACGGACCAGGATTTTGTCGTGGCTAAACTGGAAGGCTTATGGGATTTTGATGAGCAACTATATTCCGGATTTTCCCTCTCGGAAGCTCCTATAAAAATACCCAGGAAGGACTGGAGGTACCGCCTGCTGATCCGCCTTCCGGAATTTGTCCGCCCGGAAGATATCACGGAAGCTGCTAACCGCGTTCTTTTAAAAAAGCAATTGGACCGCGCCCTCGATATTTCCTTTTTCAATTTGCCCGAAAGCAAAGCCGTACAAATGCTTCATACCGGCCCTTTTGACAAGGAAGTGGAAACGCTCCGGCAAATACAGGCATTTATCAGCGCCCGCAACCTGCAGAAAAACGGCCTGCATCACGAGATCTATCTTTCCGATTTCAGAAAAACGCCGAAGGAAAAATTAAGAACGATCCTGCGGGAACCGGTGAAGTAAGAATTTCGCGGCGGCGAAGCAGGGATTGCCGGGCGGTGTAGTAGGGATTGCGGCGATGCAGCTGGGATGGCAGGCAGTGCAGCAGGAATGCGGGCGGTGCAATAGGGATTGCGGCGATGCAGCTGAATTGCGGGCAGTGCAGCTCTTTGCGATCACGGGCGCATTTTGCGGTCAGGGTCCTGCTTTGTTCCGATCCGAAGGCTAAAAGCGGAAAAGCACATGATCCCTTACTTCGTCAGGGTCCTGCTTTGTTCCGATCCGAAGCCCTTTATTTCCAGGCGGTCGTCGAAAACGGAAACCACGGCACAGGCATTCTCTTCTTCTTCTACGATTCCCCGGAAGCTTATATAGTGGACCCCGTTTTTTGGAAAATATTGGCTTTTATGCACGTGCCCGTTGAACCAGGCCACCACTTGCGGAGAAGCTTCGGCCAATTCGCGGAGCCGGGCTGCATTCCACAACAGCTCGGAAGCTCCATTCGGGTAAAGAGGATAATGACAGGCCACGATGACCTGTTCGCCCCTTCTTTCGGCCAATGCCAGTTCTTTTTGCAGCCATTTAATCTGTTGCCCGCCTACTGCCCCATTCCAGTCGCGGGCATTGGGCGCCCCCTCTTCCTTCAGCTTTTCCAGCATTGCTTTGGCCCGCATGTATTTTTCACTTCCGGGCGCATTGGCAAAGAGGCTGACATCATTCCCGTTCAGGATAATGAAGCGCCATTTCTTTTTTGAAAAAGAATAATAGGCCTTGCGTAAACCCATTTTGGGAAGCACTTTCGACCTTTCAGCAGCCTTTACACTAAAATCATGATTCCCTAAAACATGATAAAGGGGCATTTGCAACTTCCCCGTGATCGCGTTCAAGGTATCAAAATGCCGGAATCCCTTGTCAATAAAATCCCCCAGGTGCAGCACAAATGCAACCTTTTCCCGGTTAAACACCGCCACTGCCTCCCGAAGCTTCCCGGGCGAAGACCGGTAATGGCGCGTTCCGGCGTTGTCCTGGTTGGCATACTGCACATCGGTCATGACGCCAAATGTGAACAGCGGCTCGCTTTGCTGGGCCAAGCCCGGCTTTATTCCTGTAAAGGTAAAAACGACGGCAAAAAGAAGGAAGGTAAGTTTCCGTGATCTGATCATGGAGACAATTTACGCAAAAAAGTCAACGGCAAACTACATACGTGCCATCTGACGCTGGCCAACCCTACTCATTCCTCAGAGAATCCGCCGGGTTGGCCAGCGCGGCCTTTATCGACTGAAAGCACACTGTGAAAAGGGCAATGATCAAGGCCAGTAGTCCAGCCAGCGCGAACATCCACCATTGCAGCGAGATCCGGTAGGCGAAATCTTCCAGCCATTGACCCATAATATACCAGGCCAGCGGGGTTGCCAGTATAATGGCCAGCAGCACCGGCTTGATAAAGTTTCCCGAAAGCAGGGCTACAATGCCGCTGACCGATGCACCCAGGACTTTCCGGATACCGATCTCTTTAGTACGGCTTTGGGCCGAAAGAAGGCTGAGCCCCAGCAAGCCGAAGCAGGCGATAAAAATAGCCATGGCGCAGGAATAATTCACGATGCGCTGCCAGCGCAGGGCGGCACGGTAGCTTCTTAGGTTGATATCTGCCTGGAATTGAGCGTCGAAAGGATAATATGGAAAATGTTTTCTAAAAATGGCGGCAAATTCTGAAAGATCCTTGCTGATATCACCCGGGGGGAGGCGAAGGAACAGGTCAGAACCATCGCCCCACGCCGAACCGGCCTTGAACAGAATAAGCGGAGACATCCGGTCCAGCGCGCCGGCTTGAAAATCATTGACAACCCCAATGATTGTAAACTCTGAATCCTGGCTCGAGCTTATCTTCCGGCCGACAGGACGATCAATATCAAACTTTTGCACAAATGCTTCATTCACGAGTACGTTGGAATGGTGTTCCCGGCTATCAAAGTTCCGGCCGGCCTTTAACCTTATCTCAGCGGTTTCCAGGAAATTCTCGTCCACAGCCATTGAGTAGGAAAGTAACCGGCCAGTTCCTGCTTCCATTTCTAAACCAGAATTTGTCCTTAGTGCGCCAAGGGCGGCGGATCCGAAGCGGATGTGCTGCCGCAATTCATTCTTCAGGCTAATACCCCCACCGTCCATATTAACGGGTAAACTTACCTTCAACAAGTTTTCCTCATTATAGCCAAGGTCTTTTCCTTGCAGGAACCTCGACTGGAGGTTGATGACCAGGCAGCCTGTGATAAGCAGCAAGGCCAGCGCAAATTGGATCACGACCAGCGAGCGGGCAAAAAGCCGGTTTCCCGGAGCGGCGTGCGGGTTCCGGAGTGCGCTCACCGTCTTGATTTTCAATGCGTATAGCGCCGGTCAACTATTCCGAAGGCCAGCAGCACGGCTCTGGCGCAGCTACAAACCCAGCACCTCTACGCCCTGTTCAAACACCACGTCCACGGGGATGCCGGCCTCGCCGAGGCGGTCCAGGTCGGACTGCAGCTGAGGCGTGATACGGCCTTTTTCTTCTACCAGTTTGGCCACGCCGGCGTAATCGCCGTTGCCCTGCAGCGTCAGGATCAGGCGGGAAAGGCTGTCGGCGGCCATTTTCATTTTCGCGTAGTCAACGCGGTAGGTGCCGTTTGCCAGCCGCTGGAAAGCGTCCTGCTCGCGGAAGTAGTTAAAGCGGATCATATTGGCCACGCCGTGAGCGCTGGAAGCCCCGAAACGGACGGACCGGAAAATACCGGCCATGAAAGTGGTCATATAATCTTCAGGGCTGCCTTCCAGTTCGTTCTTTTCGAGCAGCTGCATGATCATGTACAGTCCCAGGATATCGGCTTTCCCTTCTTCCAGGGCGGAGGCATGTTCTTTTAGCGCTTCGCGCACCGTGCCTTTGTCTGTCAGCGTGTTTTTAATACCCAATCCATGCGCTACTTCATGAAACATCGTATTGGCGAAAAAGGCGTCGAAGGTCACATTTGCGCGCTGCGCAGAATCAATCAGGAGGCCGGTAATGGGGAGCATGATCTTATCGAATTTCGCCTGCATGGCATTCTTCAGCTGGAGCCTGCGTGTACCCTTCTGTAATTGAACCTGTTCATCGTTGGGCAGGTTAATGGCGATGGTCTTGCTGCCCGCGTTGCAGTCCCCGGCATAATAAATGACATCATAAGCGTTCAAATCGGCGTCGCTCCCCGGCTTTTCCTGTTTGTAGCGGTCTTCCACGGGCAGGTTTTGCTGAAGCTCCGGAAGATAAGCGGCGTACTTCTCAAGCCGCTCGCTCCATTCCCTGTCTTTCAGCAGCACGTAGGCTTCATGGGCCGCTTTGTATCCGAAAAGCCGGTCTTCATATGTTTCTATGGGGCCAATGACCACTTCAATGGTATTGTCCTTCATGTCCATCCAGGCCAGGTCACTCCGCCGGTAGCGGTCGGTTCGCAGGGCTTCGGCCCTCAGCTCAAGGTATTTTTTAAGGCCTTCGTCTTCAGCGAGTGCAGCGGCCTTTTCCAGCAGGCCGGCTGCGTACTGCACCTGCTGGGAGAATAGTTCATGATAGGGAATCGTGTACAACTCCCCGGCGTTATCCCGCCGGAGGACGGTGTACAGGCTGTCTTTTCCGGGAAGGTCCGCCTGTTCAAATTCTTCTTTCGTCATATCCTCAGGGTAGAAATTAGCCCCTTCGGGTTTTTCCCCGATGCCTTCAATAAAAGGCGCGTTATTGTCCAGGCGGTCCCAGGGGCCGTAGTTGATCCGCACATATTCGCGCGTAGCCTCGTCCTCCAGGGAATTCAGCAGGCTATCCGGATCTCCGTAAGCTTCCCGCCAGAACAGGCTGTCCATCACTTTTGCCGCCTCGATCAGCAAGGGAATCATTTCCCGCTGGTTCCCGCTCAGCCCGGAAAGGTCGGCGGTTAACCTGACACTAACATATTGTTCCAGTTTTTCCTGCATATTCTGATCATCAGCCATGTTTTCCCCTGGTTTTTCGCAAGAAAAGGCGCCGGATAACAGGATACCGGCAAGAAGGATGTAAGGTTTCTTCATCGGATTTGATTATTGGTTGAAACAAATATAGAAATTTTACGTTCGCCGGGCTTTCGCGGCTTTCCGCTGGTTTTCGTTTCCCGCGGGGCAAAGGCATATCCGTGAAAGCCAGGGCGGAAGCAAGCGCTGAAATCCTTACCTTTGCAGCATGGAAATCCGTTCAGCTGAATTTATTTGCAGCAATACGAAGGTGGACAAGCTTCCGCTGCCGGACAAACCGGAACATGCGTTTATCGGCCGGTCAAACGTGGGAAAATCTTCGCTGATCAATATGCTTACCGGCAAAAGAAAGCTGGCCAAGACTTCCCAGACACCCGGGAAAACACAGCTCATTAATCACTTTCTGATCAACGGCATCTGGTATATGGTTGACCTCCCCGGCTATGGCTATGCCCGGACCTCCAAAAAGAACCGGCGTTCCTGGGAAGGGTTTATTACCGATTACCTGGAAAGAAGGCCGAACCTTCAATGTGTGATGGTGTTGATCGATTCGCGGCTGGAACCACAGGCCATTGACCTGGAATTTATTAACTGGCTGGGCAGCCGGGGGGTCCCCTTTTCGCTGGTCTTTACAAAAGCCGATAAGCAGTCGAAGCAGAAAACGATCCAGAATATCCGGCTTTTCGAACGGGAAATGCTAAAAACATGGGAAACCGTACCGGAAATATTCATTACCTCTGCCGAAAAACAATTGGGAAAAGAAGAATTGCTGGAATTTATAGAAGGGGTGAACCAGGCTTCGCAAACTAGTGAGGAATGAAGAAATACCTGTCGCTCGTCAAATTCAGCCATACTGTTTTTGCCATGCCTTTTGCCTTTATCGGCTTCTTCCTGGCCATACAAAACACGGGGGCAAAATTCAGCTGGGTAAAATTTCTGCTGATGCTGGCTTGTATGGTTTTTGCACGAAGTGCGGCAATGGCCTTTAACCGCTACCTGGACCGCCATATCGATGCTAAAAACCCCCGTACCAGCGTCCGGGAGATCCCCCGGGGAGTGATCAGCGCCCGTTCGGCCCTGGTGTTCACCCTGCTGAACTGCCTGTTATTCCTGGCAGCGACCTGGTTCATCAACCCGCTTTGCTTTTACCTGGCTCCCCTGGCCTTGCTGATTGTGCTGGGCTATAGCTATACCAAGCGTTTCACGGCATTGTGCCACCTGGTACTCGGGCTGGGGCTTTCCCTTGCGCCCATTGGAGCCTACCTGGTCATTACGGGTCAGTTCGCCTTGCTTCCCATCCTGTTTTCCCTGGCCGTGATCACTTGGGTAAGCGGCTTCGATATTATATATGCTTTGCAGGACGAAGAATTTGACCGGGAAGAACAATTACATTCTATCCCCGTGCTGCTGGGCAAAAGGAAGGCATTGAGCT is a window from the Anseongella ginsenosidimutans genome containing:
- a CDS encoding ABC transporter permease → MSALRNPHAAPGNRLFARSLVVIQFALALLLITGCLVINLQSRFLQGKDLGYNEENLLKVSLPVNMDGGGISLKNELRQHIRFGSAALGALRTNSGLEMEAGTGRLLSYSMAVDENFLETAEIRLKAGRNFDSREHHSNVLVNEAFVQKFDIDRPVGRKISSSQDSEFTIIGVVNDFQAGALDRMSPLILFKAGSAWGDGSDLFLRLPPGDISKDLSEFAAIFRKHFPYYPFDAQFQADINLRSYRAALRWQRIVNYSCAMAIFIACFGLLGLSLLSAQSRTKEIGIRKVLGASVSGIVALLSGNFIKPVLLAIILATPLAWYIMGQWLEDFAYRISLQWWMFALAGLLALIIALFTVCFQSIKAALANPADSLRNE
- a CDS encoding alpha/beta fold hydrolase is translated as MNYQIREENGFSYVEEGKGQVLLLLHGLFGALSNWEMVIERFRSDYKVIIPLMPIYQMPLIKTSAKSLARFIHKFVVYKKLDRFTLLGNSLGGHVALIYALEHQERVHSMVLTGSSGLYENSFGGSFPKRESYDFIKERVEFTFCDPATATKELVDEVFAIVNDRNRVMKILAMAKSAIRHNMSKDLQHIHVPVSLIWGREDRVTPPEVAEEFHALLPNSELSWIDKCGHAPMMEKPNEFNDHLSAFLKKVYAKEASDLK
- a CDS encoding GatB/YqeY domain-containing protein; translation: MELITTIDSDIKEAMLARDAARLRGLRSIKAALLLAKTEEGASGTISPETELKVLQKLAKQRKESAEIYREQQRPDLEQTETEELEVIESYLPKQMDPAELEAEIKKIIESSGAASMKDMGRVMGQASKQFAGRADGKTVSETVKRLLS
- a CDS encoding metallophosphoesterase; this translates as MIRSRKLTFLLFAVVFTFTGIKPGLAQQSEPLFTFGVMTDVQYANQDNAGTRHYRSSPGKLREAVAVFNREKVAFVLHLGDFIDKGFRHFDTLNAITGKLQMPLYHVLGNHDFSVKAAERSKVLPKMGLRKAYYSFSKKKWRFIILNGNDVSLFANAPGSEKYMRAKAMLEKLKEEGAPNARDWNGAVGGQQIKWLQKELALAERRGEQVIVACHYPLYPNGASELLWNAARLRELAEASPQVVAWFNGHVHKSQYFPKNGVHYISFRGIVEEEENACAVVSVFDDRLEIKGFGSEQSRTLTK
- a CDS encoding dipeptidyl-peptidase 3 family protein, with the translated sequence MKKPYILLAGILLSGAFSCEKPGENMADDQNMQEKLEQYVSVRLTADLSGLSGNQREMIPLLIEAAKVMDSLFWREAYGDPDSLLNSLEDEATREYVRINYGPWDRLDNNAPFIEGIGEKPEGANFYPEDMTKEEFEQADLPGKDSLYTVLRRDNAGELYTIPYHELFSQQVQYAAGLLEKAAALAEDEGLKKYLELRAEALRTDRYRRSDLAWMDMKDNTIEVVIGPIETYEDRLFGYKAAHEAYVLLKDREWSERLEKYAAYLPELQQNLPVEDRYKQEKPGSDADLNAYDVIYYAGDCNAGSKTIAINLPNDEQVQLQKGTRRLQLKNAMQAKFDKIMLPITGLLIDSAQRANVTFDAFFANTMFHEVAHGLGIKNTLTDKGTVREALKEHASALEEGKADILGLYMIMQLLEKNELEGSPEDYMTTFMAGIFRSVRFGASSAHGVANMIRFNYFREQDAFQRLANGTYRVDYAKMKMAADSLSRLILTLQGNGDYAGVAKLVEEKGRITPQLQSDLDRLGEAGIPVDVVFEQGVEVLGL
- the yihA gene encoding ribosome biogenesis GTP-binding protein YihA/YsxC, whose translation is MEIRSAEFICSNTKVDKLPLPDKPEHAFIGRSNVGKSSLINMLTGKRKLAKTSQTPGKTQLINHFLINGIWYMVDLPGYGYARTSKKNRRSWEGFITDYLERRPNLQCVMVLIDSRLEPQAIDLEFINWLGSRGVPFSLVFTKADKQSKQKTIQNIRLFEREMLKTWETVPEIFITSAEKQLGKEELLEFIEGVNQASQTSEE
- a CDS encoding SDR family NAD(P)-dependent oxidoreductase; this translates as MPMIVLITGATSGIGKACASIFARNKYNLILNGRREDRLTELAEQLAGRYGTVSHLLPFDVRDRAAVNAAVESLPQEWKQIDLLINNAGLALGLAPLPDGDADDWDTMIDTNIRGLLYVSKAVASMMRASERGHIINIGSIAGKEVYPDGGVYCATKHAVDALSRAMRIDLLPYRVKVTAVNPGAVETEFSIVRFKGDAGRAKSVYKGFEPLAAEDIAETVYFAASRPPHVNIDDITVMPAAQAGATRFNRND
- a CDS encoding UbiA-like polyprenyltransferase; amino-acid sequence: MKKYLSLVKFSHTVFAMPFAFIGFFLAIQNTGAKFSWVKFLLMLACMVFARSAAMAFNRYLDRHIDAKNPRTSVREIPRGVISARSALVFTLLNCLLFLAATWFINPLCFYLAPLALLIVLGYSYTKRFTALCHLVLGLGLSLAPIGAYLVITGQFALLPILFSLAVITWVSGFDIIYALQDEEFDREEQLHSIPVLLGKRKALSFSIILHGLSAAFVAAAGILGDFSWLYWTGALVYGGMLVYQHSLVKPHDLSRVNIAFMTANGIASVVFALFFLADIFLINPLQ
- a CDS encoding outer membrane beta-barrel protein; this encodes MKKCCVLVLSIFLWLPCVAQFINDGGNIDQQPYNFGFSLALNYGSFNVIKRSDYMEEFQYTNVNEETTTVPPLAAIKSIGKPGFSLGLLANLNLHRNFDLRFTPNIIFVDRDIEYIYQREEAGGQPGNNEPPADVLVPEDRRLNIRFTNLQYPLLLKFKSNRQGNVRAYVIGGAKFCMDVTSRKKYDEAMSNADEFPADAENSLFIDRNYFAWEAGIGMDLYYEFFKCSPELKISRSFGNVLNNDDNLYSRPLAGLFAELVQFTIHFE
- a CDS encoding GyrI-like domain-containing protein yields the protein MQKTDLTKLYKSYYSAKNTPELVETEAAAFLSLAGKGDPSGESFAADIQALYATAYTLKFMYKATDQDFVVAKLEGLWDFDEQLYSGFSLSEAPIKIPRKDWRYRLLIRLPEFVRPEDITEAANRVLLKKQLDRALDISFFNLPESKAVQMLHTGPFDKEVETLRQIQAFISARNLQKNGLHHEIYLSDFRKTPKEKLRTILREPVK
- the ubiE gene encoding bifunctional demethylmenaquinone methyltransferase/2-methoxy-6-polyprenyl-1,4-benzoquinol methylase UbiE, which encodes MSRTVKPYKELATGKKEQVAQMFNNIAGKYDFLNHFLSAGIDRSWRRKAIDELKEIHPRRILDVATGTGDLAFEALRLKPGKITGVDISEGMLAIAREKALKRGVEQIVQLRKADSEKLPFSDNSFDAVTVGFGVRNFENLENGLADMYRVLRPGGKLVVLEFSKPRAFPVKQLYSFYSFKILPFFGRLFSRDKKAYSYLPESVAAFPDGKDFALLMEKGGFRETKVRHLTLGICAIYTGKK